A single region of the Spirochaetota bacterium genome encodes:
- the cdaA gene encoding diadenylate cyclase CdaA — protein sequence MNPFLTTLWGYIKISWDYARIIIDILIVAYIFYWIYTFLSRSRAIQILKGLIIIFIAAVLSKVLRLETLNWLITNLTSYIVIMIIILFQPELRRIITQFGQRNWLPTSINIDAFPLDELVNAIIAMSEEKVGSLIVIERGTDLRGYIESGVVVNAGITEELIRTIFFPNTPLHDGAIIIKEAKIAAAACYLPLSDSRQLKKQHGARHRAALGMAEETDALVIVTSEETGNISIMVNGKMHSKIKFNELKNMILFYMNPKSKEEIYNIK from the coding sequence ATGAATCCCTTTTTAACAACATTGTGGGGTTACATAAAAATAAGCTGGGATTATGCACGAATCATAATCGATATATTAATTGTAGCATATATATTTTACTGGATTTACACATTCTTATCCCGTTCCCGAGCTATTCAGATTTTAAAAGGCTTAATAATAATCTTTATTGCTGCTGTGCTGTCAAAAGTTTTACGTCTTGAGACTTTAAATTGGCTTATAACGAATTTGACTTCGTACATAGTCATTATGATTATTATACTTTTTCAACCAGAGTTACGCAGGATTATAACACAGTTTGGTCAAAGAAATTGGCTGCCAACTTCAATCAATATTGATGCCTTTCCTTTAGATGAATTGGTTAATGCAATCATTGCAATGTCAGAGGAGAAAGTTGGTTCGCTTATTGTTATTGAGCGTGGAACTGATCTTCGTGGGTATATTGAATCAGGAGTGGTTGTAAATGCTGGTATAACTGAGGAGTTAATACGCACAATCTTTTTTCCTAATACACCACTCCATGATGGTGCAATAATAATCAAAGAGGCAAAGATTGCTGCTGCTGCGTGTTATTTGCCATTAAGTGATTCACGCCAGTTAAAGAAGCAACATGGTGCAAGGCATAGGGCGGCTTTAGGAATGGCTGAGGAAACAGATGCACTTGTCATTGTTACTTCTGAAGAAACGGGCAATATTTCCATTATGGTCAACGGAAAAATGCATTCAAAGATAAAATTCAATGAATTAAAGAACATGATATTATTTTACATGAATCCCAAAAGTAAAGAGGAGATTTATAACATTAAATGA
- a CDS encoding T9SS type A sorting domain-containing protein: protein MNMFKYIISLILFFLYFCSIAHTSYAIDLNQVYAYPVPFIPDKHGILTIKISDAQSMKCTIYDINGDIVKVLFGTTDLKWNGRNDVGKVVAPGLYIIKIELEKTDGEYRKKIIRILVQ from the coding sequence ATGAATATGTTTAAATATATTATTAGTTTAATATTATTCTTTCTATATTTTTGTTCGATAGCTCATACAAGTTATGCTATTGACCTGAATCAGGTATATGCATATCCTGTGCCCTTTATCCCTGATAAACATGGCATATTAACTATCAAAATATCTGATGCACAATCTATGAAATGTACAATATATGATATAAATGGAGACATTGTAAAAGTATTATTCGGTACTACCGATCTAAAATGGAATGGAAGAAATGACGTGGGTAAAGTTGTTGCTCCGGGTTTATATATTATAAAAATAGAGTTGGAAAAAACAGATGGCGAATATAGGAAAAAAATTATAAGGATATTGGTCCAATAA
- a CDS encoding CdaR family protein — MISFLEKLKMLIKQYDLLPKLLSILLAVILWANLQNSQIDEISYHIYPEIRNLPQDYIILEDIQKLRITLRGKKEYIKSVNIANIKLYIDLSNPVIGKSHEYTVRLQHNDTLSNIEYLIEKDKLSITVCKLKNKSVPVEPVIIGELLPQYKKGQIIVEPPLVQVSGPDIVVDSVKSVKTYSVNIEKEIQTIHVPVNINVKEFSKLNIVPSVVTLTIPIINVSNLVHFAIPIEIKNKKNGLNYDVKIKKVNIYVKKYSHNIETIENLFSAYINGDLQTNDEGAIHLPVIVEKKSKIPFEIFTYEPSEVEVFITNKQ, encoded by the coding sequence ATGATATCATTTCTTGAAAAATTGAAAATGTTAATTAAACAATATGATCTTTTACCTAAGTTGTTATCAATTCTTCTGGCTGTAATATTATGGGCAAACTTACAAAACAGCCAGATTGATGAAATTTCATATCACATTTATCCCGAAATTAGGAATTTACCACAAGATTATATAATATTGGAAGATATACAAAAATTGCGAATCACTTTAAGGGGTAAAAAAGAATACATTAAATCAGTTAATATAGCAAATATCAAATTATATATTGATTTATCTAACCCTGTTATAGGAAAAAGCCATGAATATACTGTGCGGCTACAACATAATGATACTTTGAGCAATATTGAATATCTTATAGAAAAAGATAAATTAAGCATAACAGTCTGCAAATTAAAAAATAAATCAGTGCCAGTAGAACCTGTAATAATAGGGGAGTTATTGCCACAATATAAAAAAGGACAAATAATTGTAGAACCGCCATTGGTCCAGGTATCGGGTCCAGATATTGTTGTTGATAGTGTTAAAAGTGTAAAGACATATTCAGTAAATATTGAAAAAGAAATCCAAACTATACATGTACCGGTGAATATAAATGTAAAAGAATTTTCAAAACTAAACATAGTCCCAAGTGTTGTCACGCTTACAATACCAATTATTAATGTATCTAATTTAGTTCACTTTGCAATACCCATTGAAATTAAAAATAAAAAGAATGGTTTGAATTATGATGTTAAAATAAAGAAAGTAAATATATATGTTAAAAAATATTCTCATAATATTGAAACAATCGAAAATTTATTTTCTGCATATATAAATGGAGATCTACAGACTAATGATGAAGGTGCTATCCATTTACCAGTAATTGTAGAAAAAAAATCAAAGATTCCTTTTGAAATATTTACATATGAACCATCCGAAGTAGAAGTATTTATAACTAATAAACAATAG
- the folP gene encoding dihydropteroate synthase — protein MKKNIDLKNGPLVMGILNITPDSFYDGGKYNSIDKALNHVREMINYGVDIIDVGGESTRPGAIEVPLQEEIDRVCPVIEQITHEFNIPVSIDTRKSKVATEALRLGACMVNDISGLREDPDMAAVIAKYNAYCVIMHIRGTPQTMQLNVEYTDLLQEISNYLRTSILIAKNENIADDKIIIDPGIGFGKSLEQNYIIINNINFFKKLGYPVLIGLSRKSLIGKLYDTDEDRLPATIALNAIAIYNGADIIRVHDVKEHKLIIKPLKKLIQVTNQ, from the coding sequence ATGAAAAAGAATATTGATCTAAAAAATGGACCGTTAGTTATGGGAATACTTAATATTACCCCCGATTCATTTTATGATGGAGGCAAATACAATTCTATTGATAAAGCATTAAATCATGTCAGAGAAATGATTAATTATGGTGTTGACATAATTGATGTAGGAGGTGAGTCAACCAGGCCTGGTGCAATTGAAGTTCCTTTACAGGAAGAAATTGATAGAGTGTGTCCTGTCATTGAACAAATTACACACGAATTTAATATTCCAGTTTCTATCGACACCCGTAAATCAAAAGTTGCCACTGAAGCATTGCGGCTTGGTGCTTGTATGGTAAATGATATATCTGGTTTGAGGGAAGATCCTGATATGGCAGCTGTTATTGCCAAATATAATGCTTATTGTGTTATTATGCATATAAGAGGTACACCGCAGACAATGCAATTAAATGTGGAATATACTGATTTGTTACAGGAAATTAGCAATTATTTACGCACATCAATCTTAATTGCAAAAAATGAAAATATTGCCGATGATAAAATTATAATAGATCCAGGAATAGGTTTTGGAAAATCCTTAGAACAAAATTATATTATCATTAACAATATCAATTTTTTTAAAAAATTAGGATATCCAGTATTAATTGGATTATCCCGTAAATCATTGATAGGTAAATTGTATGATACCGATGAAGATAGATTGCCTGCAACTATAGCATTAAATGCTATTGCTATATATAATGGAGCAGATATCATACGTGTACATGATGTTAAAGAGCATAAGTTAATTATTAAGCCTTTAAAAAAGCTAATTCAGGTTACTAATCAATGA
- the ispH gene encoding 4-hydroxy-3-methylbut-2-enyl diphosphate reductase, with amino-acid sequence MKIKVAENTGFCMGVRKAVLDIVNEINHSEESIYILGPLIHNPQTVSILQSRGLITIDSFGNINNKIVAIRTHGMPKESLRILKEKASRIINLTCPRVARVQGIVKKYSKEGYFAIIIGDDHHAEVESVKSYTDAGVVVISSTDDIDKIPKAIKYIVVAQTTFDENLFEKITQILKSKYDNLLIFNTICDSTHNRQSDVINAIKEGIDTLVVVGGKNSANTQRLAKIGKNSNIKTFHIETEDDLHDEDFMNSKYVLVTAGASTPGWIINNVLEKLYSISNKYESPIKHVLMRFLEIATRLNLLSSIASFFMSLLLEEILGIWSSYKFPLLSASFIFLMYAINNYFLKDTLKITNPFKYKLHKNNHFVILTATVALILFSMIITFLINDYVSIILYYIILFTGMVYSTSYMQFFIKKYLPSFIQTIYSIKSIPANIGWITITLIIPLLNAYQNNKDQLNTYFIISLILFLSFLIISRNLLLDFIGFSGDLIIGNITIPIILGLKKAKFIFYILSIISMVSIFYLALLYNIMYIVFIINIVFYNFLFYKIINLKYFISLKYEILTDCNFLLFIILCLIILLNT; translated from the coding sequence ATGAAAATAAAAGTTGCTGAAAACACTGGTTTTTGCATGGGAGTGCGCAAGGCTGTCCTTGATATAGTGAATGAAATAAATCACAGCGAAGAATCTATTTATATTTTAGGGCCACTTATTCACAATCCCCAAACAGTTTCTATTTTGCAATCACGTGGTCTTATCACCATTGATTCTTTTGGCAATATAAATAATAAAATAGTTGCTATTCGTACTCATGGCATGCCTAAAGAATCCTTGAGGATTTTAAAGGAAAAGGCATCTAGAATTATAAATTTAACCTGTCCAAGAGTTGCTCGTGTTCAGGGAATTGTTAAAAAATATTCCAAAGAAGGTTATTTTGCAATTATTATTGGCGATGACCACCATGCTGAAGTTGAAAGTGTTAAGAGTTATACGGATGCAGGTGTAGTTGTAATATCCAGTACCGATGATATAGATAAAATTCCAAAAGCAATTAAATATATTGTAGTAGCACAAACAACATTTGATGAAAACTTATTTGAAAAAATTACTCAAATTTTAAAAAGCAAATATGATAATCTTTTAATATTTAATACTATTTGTGATTCCACCCATAATAGACAAAGTGATGTAATTAATGCAATAAAAGAAGGCATAGATACATTGGTTGTTGTTGGTGGTAAAAATTCAGCAAATACCCAAAGGCTTGCAAAAATAGGTAAAAATAGCAACATAAAAACATTCCATATCGAAACTGAAGATGATTTGCATGATGAAGATTTTATGAATTCAAAATATGTTCTTGTTACAGCTGGAGCATCAACTCCAGGATGGATTATTAATAATGTGTTGGAAAAATTGTATTCAATATCAAACAAATACGAAAGCCCAATAAAGCATGTGCTAATGCGTTTTTTGGAAATAGCAACAAGATTAAATTTGCTTTCCTCAATTGCTAGTTTTTTTATGTCCCTGTTGTTGGAAGAAATATTAGGAATATGGTCATCATACAAATTCCCATTGCTTTCAGCATCTTTTATATTTTTAATGTATGCAATAAACAACTACTTCCTTAAAGACACTCTTAAAATAACTAACCCATTTAAATATAAGCTACATAAAAATAACCATTTTGTTATTTTAACTGCAACTGTTGCTTTAATTTTATTTTCAATGATTATTACTTTTTTAATTAATGACTATGTTAGTATAATTTTGTATTACATTATATTATTTACAGGAATGGTATATTCTACAAGCTATATGCAATTTTTTATAAAGAAATATTTACCATCTTTTATTCAAACAATATATTCTATTAAATCAATTCCTGCTAACATTGGATGGATAACAATCACTTTAATAATACCACTACTCAATGCCTATCAAAATAATAAAGATCAATTAAATACGTATTTCATCATCTCGTTGATATTATTTCTATCTTTTCTTATTATTTCAAGAAATCTATTATTAGATTTTATTGGATTTAGTGGAGATCTTATTATAGGCAATATCACAATACCAATTATATTAGGTCTTAAGAAAGCTAAATTTATATTTTATATATTATCAATAATATCAATGGTATCGATATTTTATCTGGCATTACTCTATAATATAATGTATATAGTATTTATTATTAACATAGTTTTTTACAATTTTCTTTTCTATAAAATTATTAATCTTAAATATTTTATATCTTTAAAATATGAAATATTAACTGATTGTAATTTTTTATTATTTATTATCTTGTGTTTGATAATATTGTTAAATACTTAA
- a CDS encoding pyridoxine 5'-phosphate synthase, with translation MAHVQLCVNVDHIATLRQARGGKEPDPIQGAIICEENGAAGITVHLREDRRHIQDYDVFALRSVVKGKFNLEMALSDEIIAIALKAKPDQITLVPEKRKEITTEGGLDVKKNFKRICEIVSLFHNENILVSLFIEPEEEAVKLSKETGADFIELHTGTYCNARDSQIIEMEKKRLFDAAKIATSIGIRVNAGHGLNYINTAPILNMPGLEELNIGHSIISRSIFTGLANAVSEMVKIISERR, from the coding sequence ATGGCTCACGTCCAATTATGTGTAAATGTTGATCATATAGCAACATTGCGTCAGGCACGAGGTGGTAAAGAACCTGATCCAATACAAGGGGCTATTATTTGTGAAGAAAATGGTGCAGCAGGTATAACAGTTCATTTGCGTGAAGACAGACGTCATATACAAGATTATGATGTTTTTGCATTACGCTCAGTGGTTAAAGGGAAGTTTAACCTGGAAATGGCATTGTCCGATGAAATCATTGCAATCGCATTGAAAGCAAAACCTGACCAAATTACTCTGGTTCCAGAAAAAAGAAAGGAGATAACAACCGAAGGTGGACTTGATGTTAAAAAAAATTTTAAAAGAATTTGTGAGATAGTGTCTCTTTTTCACAATGAAAATATTTTAGTTTCCTTGTTTATTGAACCAGAGGAGGAAGCTGTAAAGCTTTCAAAGGAGACTGGTGCAGATTTTATAGAATTACATACTGGTACCTATTGCAATGCTAGAGATAGTCAAATTATTGAAATGGAAAAAAAGAGGCTATTTGATGCAGCAAAAATTGCAACATCCATAGGCATAAGGGTAAATGCTGGTCATGGTTTGAATTATATTAATACAGCTCCTATTCTTAATATGCCCGGATTGGAAGAATTAAATATTGGACATTCAATAATATCCCGTTCTATTTTTACTGGATTAGCTAATGCAGTAAGTGAAATGGTCAAAATTATTTCTGAAAGGCGATAA